GATAACCTGAGCAGACACAAACATCACAGATTTCATACCAAGAAACTTTGCTGCATAGATTTAgtgtgtctgtatctgtataGCCCCTCACTGTTGGTATCAGCTGTGATGGAGCATCAGTGGGTTCTTCCGGGGAAACTGGCACAAACggggcagcagcagctgctgagTCTTCGTGTGTCTTTTCTTCAGCCTCTCTGAAAAATTCGCAGATATATCACAGTACCACATGAGCGCAACATCAGGGTGATTGTTTACAAGTTcatcaatctcaaatctatagTGCcatgaaataaatatttaaaaacagttatttCAGGTTTCCTTCCTGCTAGCACTCTTGTGAGGAACCTCATTCCACATTCAGACCATCATTTCacactttaaactgttcctACTCCTCTCTACAGTTGCCAAAATTTGATGTCCGTCTGACCAAATCAGCACACATAACAGGTTAGCAGTTGTGCTGTGCCATCGGCTATACCAACATCTAAAATAAGTTAACACAGAGAAAGTTAGAGTCGACACAAAGTTGTGTTCTTAACTTTATTGCCACACAGCTAACTGGGCAGCTCCAGACAGTGCCGGAGTGTCAGCCAGTTACACCTGTGGTCTCCTATACTGCATTTTAAGATGGCAGAatttacaatatatttgttCCCCATTTACATATTGTTCCGTTTCTGTTGTCATTACACGTATCAAGTATGACATACTGACTTATTCATGGCTCTCAACAAATAATCAAGGTTAATGACAACAGCTCTGCTGTGTATTCGGCTATGTAGacacttaaaataaatgatcacaaaGTTAAAGCAACGGAAAGTTTCTCTTGACTTTACAGCTACACAGCCCCTGACCGTGACGGGCTGGCTCATGTcatcatttttttgcaaaagctGAGTTTTTCCCTTTACACACCAATGGAGTTTTAAGATTTATATACTTTTGGGCTGTTTTGGAAAAGCTCTGTTTTGGAAAAGCAAAACACTATTTTGTTCCCTGGACGTAGGGCTGAGAGAATGGCTTTATAAATGTAACAGGCTTAGTGTGTACATGCTCCAGTCTAATTTGTAGCTGCTGAAAGCAAAGCGAAGCAGATGTCATTATCCTTACCTCCGTCACATCTAAAGCGGCTGATGGTCCCATTTGCTATATGAGCAAAATCAGGCTTTCACTTTCTGTTCCCAATgcaaattacaaaaacacaaaaaaatacacattccATCGGTAATAATTTGTTTAAATCAAAAAAACTGCAgcctataaaaaaacatttgagtcACATTGCCCAGCAGGGCGTGCACATTTAGTCAACTAGTCTTTTGTTGTTCTCTGTGATTATGTAAACTGAAGGAAACTGTGCTGAATAACCCTAACATTAAAGCATctgaaatacattattttttattgtacacCACAGAGGGGTAAAATGATGGGTAAGATAAGGCCATTTGCTGTCTCTGTGATGTGCAACTGCCTCGAAATTGTAATTCCCAAGATATCATTCCTGGGTGATTTTTGCAATACGCATGGTAGCAAACTCTTGACCATCTGGTTTGTCCGAAAAAGAAGAGGACTACAACTTCAGTATTACAACTTTAAGATACCACAACAATACTTTCTAAGGAGTCAAAAGTTAGCTTGTTATGCAGGGGAGGCAGCAGAGCACCACAAAGTAATTGTActcatgtttatgtgtgtaggTACTTGTCAGGTATCTCCAGGTGGCTTTGTGCAGGCTGGAGGGAAGTGCTTGGAGTGTTGGGAGCAGAGGCAGGGCCTGTTTCTGTGGGCGGAGTCCCACCCACCTGAGACAACGGTGGGGTGTCTGCAGCCTGTGAGCGGAGAGGGTCCTAAAGAAGGGTGACAACAAGAGAATAAAGCAGGGATCAGAATATGGTAGAGCAAGcaagagattaaaaaaattaaatttttttgggaaaaaagagCTGAGATATAATAATTAACAATTACAAAGAATATCTACACATGACAATTTAAATGACAATACatataattataatacattTCTTGTTGTTAGTATTATTATAGAGAATGCTGTTTAAAACAGTATAATGTCCTGTCTAACACCTTTTTTTCGGAAGAGAACTATCACTCCGAGACCAGACATAACATCTGattgtgaaaagaaaacagtaaTTATTCTCTTTGCTCCTGAGTCATGCAGGTACAGTGCTACTCTTATATTTGCCTCCCCACATAAGATATTATTATGAGGTTCACCTGCTGGCTGTGGGTTGGCAAGTAAGGCTTCTGTGGTTGGCTCTGCACAGTGAGAGGGGGCGGGGTGGGGACAGGGCTTGGTGTCGGGGTTGGATTTTGGGACTGGGAGGTACCACACCCTTTTCTCAGACTTTTAGTGAAGCTTCGCTCTTTCTTAAAATTGTCCACAGCCTGTGTTAGGGGAAACATGTCAGAATATTTCTTTATTGGGGTTAAATACTATGAAAGGCCCCTGGTCTGACATTTAAGGATGAAACAAAGAGATACAGTAATACACAAAACCCACCTTCAAAAACCATTTACTTAATTCTCTCCAATCCCCTCTAACATTAATGCATATTTTAATCTGTCAAATCACCTGTCTGAGAAATTTATTGGCTATCAGGGTATCAGGTGAGACATCTGATTGGCTACAAGTGGGGCAGATGTGTTCCTCTGAATCCAGTAAGGCAGTGCGAATACCTGACCAAGAGATAAAGATGGTTGAGATGTAAATATGGAGACTCAGACTGAAGAATGACCACAGCATACACACTTAATTAGTTAACACGTTTTGCTGGACACAGGAAATCAGGATAAAAATTACTTATTTAAATTACAGAAAGTGTACATACAATAAGtttatttgaatgtgtgtgtgtgtgtgtgtgtgtgtgtgtgtagcagacACTCACAGTCATCACAGTAGCTGTTTCCACAGCAGGGTATGACCACAGCGTCACTCAGCAGGTCATGGCAGATCAGACAGAGGAGTTCCTCAGGTACAGGATCCTCCTCGCCTTCTGACTTAGTCTCCTCCTGTGGACCAAATGGAGGCCTCTCCTTCTTGCCAATAGCGTATGCCTCACTGCGGACAGATAACAGTACACACACTGCGCGTTGGCTTTTTAGGTGTTTAAACGATGCCTTGAACCAGAGTGActtttaactcttgtgttgtcctcgggtcaaatttgacccgttttcaaagttttttatttcagaaatatAGGTTTCTTTGAACCAAAATGTCTGTATataacatggatgcatggatgtacagtacattgcatGTATTCCAacgtaaaattaatgattacattCATTGAATTATGGgtgttttattccatttttacaaagtttgaaaaacatgtttaaatggcTTTAAAACAGTATCCTGACTCATTAAATCATCGTTTCCAGTCCTTATgccatttccaaaaatgtcaaaccattcctttaaaacaaaagacacacaaacattgaCTCTTTTGTCTCACGCGTCTATGGTGGGAATCGCGTAGCGTCCACAGTTGGTCAGCATGGCTCCCTTTATGTTTGGATCATCCACCTCACCATGAAGGAACGAGGGATGCTgtgcttttctttattttcagagGGCCCTCTGATTTTTTACCTGCgcgcagccacacacacaccacacacacacacccacacacacacacacacacacacacacacacacacacacacacacacaccacacacacccacacacacacacacacccaccacacccccacacacaccgagtttagaataataataaatcaataaaaaataaaataagttctggaaaaaatgtaaagactaataaataaataatttaaataagtACTGGATAGCAAAAATGTAAAGACACACACCAATCACATAGTTTTCTTGGTATCTTTGTACTAGATTGCAACAGATACTCCCTCCCTTCAGAGATAGCACATATTCTGCCCTTACCCCGCTGGTGGGACAGTTCCTGATGTGGTGTCCAGTATTTCCACAGCGATAACAGGTGTAGTTTGCAGGAAGTACAGTACCAAACTTCTTGTTGTAACtagagtgagaaagagacagaaagtgaGACAGGGATAGatggagaaagaaacagagaaaagcaggtagataaaaaaaattacaggaCGAGGAACATAATTAGGGGAACAAATTATTAGGAATATGGAGTGTGGGATGAAGATGGAGTGTAATGGAGTAATAAAGTAATGGAGGCTGAGAGACAAAGGGACACATTGAGATACTAAGGAGACAGAAATAGGGATGAAGGAAGAGATTTGAAATGATCAGATAAGGGACTCACTTCATGGAGTCGTAGGTCGACTGATTCATCATAACTTTAATCTTATCCTCTTCTGTCGCATCTGCATCGGCCAGGTTCTgcatctgaacacacacacggtcAAACAGGAGGGGCAGTGTTCAATTACTGTATAACTTGATCTTACataaatatgtacaaaaaacaaatatatatatatatatatgtatacacacacatatatgagagagagagtaccTTGGAGAAAAAGGGTACGGCTCTGGAGGAATTCTGGTCCTCCATCTGTTAGAATTAAACACAATCAGTTTCATTGATAAAGCGACGAGAGCCTCCAGGTTACATGTCTTGGGAAAGGAGTGAGAGCTCTATGTTGATATAAACCAGAAAGGAGACACTTAAAAAACGTTTTGCTTCAAAACAATTTTTACCTTCTAATCTTTATGCTTTACCACCAAACCCATTAGTAATTTCCTATGTAACTGTTGCATGTCGTATCTCTTCACTTTCCTAACCATTCGAGCGGGGATAAAATGTACACCCGCATCCAGGAAGGATTTTGATAGACACGTCTGTTCTCATCCCAGGATTACTGCCTCTGCCCCTCCTGCCACCTCTCATCCCTATAAACTTGATAGCCTGAAAATAAGGAAGAAAATACAATTCTCCCTCCGATTTTACACCTGTGAGGCCAGCCTTTTGCTGGTTAAGAAACATCTTTGCTCTCATCACCCAACGTCTACCTCGGTACCTCCTTTCACCCTTAATTCTTTCTTGATTCTCTGCACCTGTTCGTGGTTCGTTCGTATACCGTGCTGGAATAGATAAGTGAAACCACGACTCTATGAATGTTGATCCATCGGGCCACTGATGGATTACTACTGGATTAGGAATTGCCATTAAATATTGTACAAACTTTCAAATGTGAATCTTAATCACTTTGGTGATCccatgacttttcatctagcttCACCCTCAGGTCACAATTTTAATTTGCCCAATCCTTGCAAAACTAGTTACACTCCCATGCGCTTCCGTAGTGATTAGAGCTAATTACCAAAGCTTAGCATGCTACCCTAACATAGTGAACATGATCAACATTACACCTGCtaaagcatgttagcatgctgacattgtaaacatgttagcatgttgacattagcatttagctaaaagCACCACagcaagtttttttatttttttttacacaaaaattCACATTCACAAAATTACAGCACATAACATAACTTGGTAGCTTCTTTCTTAGATTTGGTTGAGCTTTAATAAAGCCAAGCAGATATTGCCATAAACGTATATATCATTTAGTGCAGTCAGTCTGTACTACAGCACATTggattaaaaactattttttttgagAATTTAAGTGGCAGCTTCAACTTTTAAAGTATGTTTCTGATTTAagaatgtgttggtgtgtgaatATTTGGCTTTTCATAATCTTATTTAGTTAGCAATGCATTCATTAAGTGAATAAAAGAGATATACAATACCCCTACTGTCCTGAGGAAATGTAGGATTGCTggagtgtttttaaagcttgacCCATAGTGGGGACTAGTGGATTTTAACTATTCTTTTTANNNNNNNNNNAATGTCCTTTTGATTATCTCAACTTTGAGAAAGTGCAATACTAAATAGTTGGAGTAccaatttaaatgtaatatatgATATGATTCCAGTATATGTaccagtttttgttgttgaatttgtCTTTTCTGCAAAAGACAAATGTGGACACAAGATTTTAACGATAATTTAGAAATGTCCGATGTTGACGCAACAGACGTCTTTAAAATGCGTTTTTCTGAGGTGGCATATTGACTGTGTTCATCAAGAATCATTCTCTCCAGTGAAATCAAACACATAATCAATACATAAGACGGCTTCATACAAACGACTTTAttggcagaaaaagaaaaaagaaaaggtttgtGTAATCCAACAGACTCAAAGTACTAAGAAGAGTGGCAGACACTTCTCCTACTGTGAAACCAGAGAGAAAATCAGGTCAGGTCACACTATATCAAATAAGAGCTTTTGAGATGTGTTTGAGTTAGTTTACAGGATTATAAAGAGAACTAACACTGCAAGAATCTGACATGAAACAACAACGGTGCACCACCTGGTTTCTGGTTGGGTTTAAGAGAGCCATTGTTTATGCTCACTCTGTTGTTTTAAAACGTCAAAAGagattttaatttataataagaAATTAATAGTTTTTGTGGCGCTAAGGATGCATTTCAAAGTACTCTGTATAGTTAATCACCGTATTCATTTTTGATACAGTCGATTGTATCGTGGATGATGGACGCCAATCCTATCTGGGGACTGAATGAAatccaaaattaaaaattgcCTTTAAATGCAACTTAAAAACTTATACCAGCACAATCGACACAGCAATCCAAAGAGgctacttatatatatatacacacctcTAAATGTTAGAATATGTCTGAAAGCAAGTGAGCAAGCGCTACAGCAGCTCAGGAAGAAGAGACGACTGGGCAATGACCGTCTGCTGCTCATAAACAGTTGGGTTTATCAGCTGTGAGTGGCTGGCCCGCATGATAATGTTTGACCCGCCCGAGTAGCTCCCCCCACCCACAGATAGACACTGAATGATCTTGTGGTGACACAGCAGCTTGTTAAATTAACAGCTGACAGCCTTTATTGGAGATAACATATACAACTATACTTTCCTTAAGGGTTCATAATACAGCACTGGTTTAATTGTAAACTtcgttttttttccttgtacTTGGTCTAACTGCAATGCTACTTTTAATTAGGCCTGAACAACATTAACATCAacattaaccctcgtgttgtcttcccgtcgaccatgcaactttgtgtttttctgagtcaaaatttcaacattactgttctttttctacaatTTTCTTGaactttttgttgattttattcaaattgttttgtcacattcttttcactttaacaatgtttgtcactttttcaatgttcttttgtcatagttctgatatagaaagtttttgtaaatgggtcacatttgacctgaggacaacagtggggttaagacaattacaaagccTATTATAACTTATTATcgtcagtagacttgactactgtaacagtgtCTTTACAGGTATCCCTACAAAAATCAGACAGCTGAAGCTgattcagaatgctgctgcacTAAACGGTtttggtccaaaatacatttctgctCTGCTGAGATATTATGAACCACCCAGTAGAGATGTTCCCATGCTAATACTAGTATTGGTATCGCCTCTGATACTgtctaaaacgctggtatcggtaaGTACTGGACTTTATAAACCAATCTGATACCaagtaataaagccctaaagaaaatctatatTAAAGTAGTTTGTTCTTTTTacgttataactgactgtcaaactggatgataaatGAAAGTTCTGTGACATTCATCGTttaaagagtttaacctgagccagaccgacaaaaacagaaatcatatcacatccatacagggatattagtatacagttgttaaaacataataaaatatatgacacactggtatcggatcagtactcggtatcggccaaTACGCACGTTCGGGTatcaggaaacaaaaaaatggtatcggaccgtCTCTACCACCCAGACCTCTAACGTCGTCTGGGACCgatctgctttctgtccccagagtcagaactaaacggAGAGAAGCAGagttcagtttttatgctccacatatctggaacaaacgcccagaaaactgcaggtccgcgGCAActctcatttcttttaaatccagACCTTTATTTTTGACGTTGCCttcctttaaataattgttcatttatatactgcactgtaacttttattctcgtattttatctgtttttatatttgtaattgtttttaaatgctctttaatgttttatgtaaagcactttgaattgccctgttgctatacaaataaagctgcattgccttcacaataaaagaccAACTTAAATTCACTCAGAGCATTTTGCTAAGAGGAAACTCAATATAATAGCTTACATGGGGCTAGCAAATTTTGACCCACCCAGGCTTCTCTTCCTCTGGCCACTCAGACTCACCCTCTCCCTGTACCATGGATGTATAACAATAACAGCCTGTACCCGTTGCTGACATTTTCATTGAGCAAACTGGACGACTTTAATGTAGTGCAAAGATTTCACCCCGGGGAGCAGCTTGAACGCGAGGAGTGCTCCCTCTGGCTGgcaaaacacaaataacaacTGCTCGGCTTGAAGAATCTCTGAAACCTCTTgcctgggaaaaccctgacAAACTTCCGGCAAATTTGaaatttgctctgcaagtccgtCTGGCCAAGATCCCATTTCCAGATTTTCCCAAATCCAggcaccaatcacaaccattGAGGCGGGCTTTACACAATGACGATAGCGCTGCAACATGCTCGCTGGTTGAGATGTTAGTCCGTTGCTCTGCATATGTCGTCTCCTTTATCGCTCCGATGGGTTTTAGGTCTCTCCAATTGCCCTTAGGAAATGGGCTGTGAAGGAACCTTCCCCAGACCCACTCTCAGTTACAACTAAGGCTAGGGTCACTGGCTGATGAGTCAAATATTCCACTTTCAGGGGGCAGCCCtactttttaaataactttttatttgttcattGTAACATATGATTTTTCTCAGAGCAGCAGCTCCCTGTAAATAAAAATCCTAAGAAGCTCACTACTCCCTCTTTGCAACAGGAACTTAAAACGGCAATACAGGAAATAAGAGGCTTTCCGTGATTTACATTGTGGTTTCATTAGTTTAAACCAGTCACGCTAGAGCACTCCTTCAACTCATGTTCAAGCAGAGATATTAGAACATGCTAAcaacgtgtgtgcgtgtgtgtgtgtgttttgtgaagctgcaggaggaggggtggggagtTTGGTTACGTACTGCTTTGTAGGCTCCAAAGGCGTGGTGCTGGACATCTAATCGCTCactgaaacacaaaaataatttttttttaggccAGTCGTCCATGACGATTTAACACCCTGGAAACAAAGATCAGgactgaatatatatatatatatatNNNNNNNNNNtatatatatatatatatatcattaacAAAAGATTGGAACGCTGCCACTGGATGATTTTTGTACAACTGTGTTCCACTAAGCCTGGCCTTGTCTATTATCACTTCAAGTGGTAATTTCTTGCATTACCCAGAATTCCCCTACAGAAGATATAAACTAGGCTGTAATTGAGTATTTCAGAAGAGTAAAGTCAGTTTGATAAcagatatttatttgttttttttaattttacttataAAGCTAACATGTTAAAGCGCAAAATAAAATACGTTTATTTTACTGTCCTGCATGCAGTTTAGATGCAAAATAGGATTTTACTTTGGCTGAAGAGACTTATAGCGTATGTCTGTTTTGGTTCTCTATGTCTGCTCAGTGTTGATGACAAATGATGACTCCAGGAAGAAACCCTTACTCTTTAGTTCTGAAGGACTGGTGTTTCATCCTGCCTCATCGCAGCATCAACACCTCAACATTTGGCTTGGTTAATTGTGCAATAAGACAAACACTCCACCCTACAAAACTCGCCCATACATGCCAGTTATAATCACTcgcaaatgttttttacatttttttttaaatttctgtcTTTAAAATGAATCAAAGTTTAAGCTTCCTTGGAAGCCCTTTGAAGCCGGGGGACTGTCTGCGCGTGCAGGTGGAGAATTGATTTGCGGCATTTAATCTTGCGGGGCAGCGTTGCACCACTCTTTAGCCCATATTCCCCTCCGCCTGTCTGCATGGTGCTGACAGGGCTAATCACATGACCGCCAGTCTGTTCCAGTGAGGTCCTTTCCTGCTTTTCATGCATAAAACACACGCCACTGCTGGCTGTCCCAGACTAATATCTGTAACTCCATGGTAACGTTCACAGGGATTACCCAGTCCTTCTCTTTTCCTGTGAGCATATATTATCATGGAAGTGTtacgcaaaaaaaaaagaaaaaaaaagaaatcctcttTAATCAACTGTCGACCGTCCACTGAAAGATTCAGGCCTCTGCATTGATTTATCATTCAGCATTGTTTTAATATCCTTTGTGATCCACCCCATCCTAACCAGCAAAAACAAGAAGGACCAGTAAAATATAAGGTTTATATGCACTCTACTTTTTAAACTGCTAATGCCTTAGGATCTACATTTATTGTCAAGTTTGTAATGCAGGCCTTTAAAAGCAATATGTATGTTTTAGACAATTTAGAATAATTTCCTCATTGATACATTTTACTATTATTAAGGCTGCTGACTGGGTTACCTCATTATCTCATCTGTGTAGTTATTTACTAAAAATAACACTTAAGGGCCCTTTCACCCCTACCTTGTTTGGTCCGGACTTTCTAGTATGATCTGAACCAAAATAACAGGTGGGGACCCCCCCCCCGGACCAAGCAGCCGAACCTTGGTTCAGGAATAGGCGATCTCGGCCCGGATCTAATTAAACCATGGTTGAGTTTGTTTCTAGTGTTAAAACATAATCTTTGGATGGTTCAGACTTtcgaaagaaaaaaggaaaataaagcaAAGTAAAATGAGCCGCGGTAGCAcatgaggagaggaggagatcaGATGTTTCACTGACATTTGGTCTGACAACTTGATTAAGTGTCAGTTGGAAAATACTCACaaaaggcatttaaaaaaaaaaaaaaaaaaatgtttctgagaGGACGAGAGAGAGAATACGAACAGACGGGAGAACCTGTCTACAAATTCTCTGGTGTCGGGAGACGTAGCTCACGTAGGTGATGGCGACAAGACCCATGTCATGTATGTCTCTAGTGCCCTTACATAATTGCAATGTGAAATCAAAGCATACCGAATCAAATGTACACAatggaacaaaaacaagaccCTTGATTCAGACCTTGAGGTGTGAAAAGGCCGTAGACTTGTTGATCCCATGCGGTAGCAGTGTTTAACATTTGCAGTGGCAGGAATCTCAACCCAAGTAACAGTGCAGGAaatcagccacagtgtatgtgccaaacacaaaaaacacacttacacgTTGCGGGTCTTGCTGCTGCTGGACTTTCCTCCAATGATTGGGATTCTCCTGACGATGACGGAGGAGCCTTTGGGGATGGAACTTTCATCATCTGTGTActctgagagagggagagatgaagAAAGTGTGTGGGATCAGCtcacattaaattatttttgtgcTGTAAATACTCTAAGAAAATCTCTCTTCTTCAGTGTTAAGACATATTTAAGAAATACAGTCATACAACACACAACTAGTCGGGGACTGTAACAAGAATGATTTCATTGCAACTCATGATCACTTTCATTGTCGATATTGAAcaataaaaacctaaaattaACTATACAGCCTGGTAAACTCTCAACACCGTAGGTTTCAATTGTGATTCATTCGATTCAAAGTTGTAGAAATATTGACGCCCTCTGGATCATGACACAGCACTGTTGTAAGCCATCTGATGAAAGACTCCCTTATCCCTTCctataatgtatttttgtaaactATCTGTATTCTCTGACACAGCAGCTGTATTACTCACACAGTGGATGCGATGTGCTTTCAGTGGAAATACGTTACTCAGCGAATTATGGGTTTCAGAATTTATCTGCAGGAGGTTAACACACTCTAAGGTGACACTTCATTATTCAGAGCTAATTGGGATGTGTAACTCTTTCTTCAGCCTTCTTTTGCCTCAGTGAGTTTAATTTACCTATTATGCAGCATCATTACCAATGATTCATTTATTGATGATTTCATGTGTTTGCGTGTCTGGGCCATAGACTGCATAATACGGGTCTGGACTTTTACCTTATGGTCATGACAGGGCTGTGCTCCTACCCAACCTTTACTATTTTTATCCCACTTCTCTTTTGAGACTTTTACAGGCATGGCACTGACTGGGCGG
The nucleotide sequence above comes from Etheostoma spectabile isolate EspeVRDwgs_2016 chromosome 15, UIUC_Espe_1.0, whole genome shotgun sequence. Encoded proteins:
- the LOC116702343 gene encoding E3 ubiquitin-protein ligase RBBP6, giving the protein MTHIHYKFSSKLSYDTVVFDGPHVTLRDLKRQIMGREKLRAGDCDLQITNAQNKEEYTDDESSIPKGSSVIVRRIPIIGGKSSSSKTRNVERLDVQHHAFGAYKAVRNQTPHPSSCSFTKHTHTRTHVVSMF